From Micromonospora auratinigra:
GAGCACATTGACCTGCCAGGCCCGCTCCCAGTCGGCGTCGGGCGCCTCCACTCCCCCGCCGGTGGCCACGCCGGCGTTGGCGCAGAACAGGTCGATCCGCCCGTACCGCTGCTCGGTGTCGTCGACCAGGGCCCGCACCTGCGCGGCGTCGGTGACGTCGAGCGCGACGCCGCGCGCGGCCGACCCGATCCGCTCGGCGACCGCGCGGACCCGGTCGGCGTCCAGGTCGGCCAGGACGACCGCGGCCGCGCCCTCGGCGACGAAGCGGCGGCCGAGCGCCGCGCCGATGCCGCCGGCCCCGCCGGTGATCACCGCGACCCGGTCGGTGAGGTTCATCGGCCCTCCCCCGCGTCGCCGGGCCCGAGCCGGGGGATCAGCCCGGCCAGTGCCGCCGCGCCGCCGGCCGTCAGCTCCGGGGTGGGCAGCAGCGCCAGCACGGGTACGTCCACCCCGTTGTCGGCGTACCGGCGGACCTGGTCGCGGCACCGCTCGGGTGAGCCGTGCAGCACCAGCGCGTCGACGACCTCGTCCGGGACGGCCGCCGAGGCGCCCCGCCGGTCGCCGGCCGCCCACGCCGCCCACATCGGCCCGAGCGACTCCTGGCGGCCCAGCCAGCGGTGGAAGGCCGCGTACGCGGGCACGGTCAGGTAGCCGGTGATCAGCCGGCGGCCGAGGGCGCGGGCGTGGTCGGCGTCCTCGGTGGGGCAGACGAAGATCCGCGCGGCGACCTCGAAGGCCGGCCGGCGTTCGCCCAGCTCGGCGAGCGCGGTGCACACGTCGTCGGCGGAGAGCCAGTTCAGGATCACCCCGTCGGCCTCGGCGGCGGCGAGCCGCAGCATGCCGGGGCGCAGCGCGGCCAGCAGCACCGGCGGCGGCACGGCCGGCGGGCGTTCCAGCGTGAAGCGGCGGACGGTGAAGGTGTCGTACACCTCGTCGACGGTCTCCCCGCGCAGCGCGGCGCGCAGGAACCGCAGCACGTCGCGGGTGCGCTTGAACGGCTCGTCGAACCGGCCGGCGTTCCAGTCGCGGACCAGCACCGGCGAGGAGGCGCCGATGCCGAGCTGGAAACGGCCGGGGGCCGCCTCGGCGAGGGCGGCGGCGCTCATCGCGAGCAGCCCGGGCCCTCGGGTGAAGACCGGGGTGATCGCGGTACCCAGGCGCAGCCGGGGCCGCCACGCGGCGGCGAGCGCCAGCGGGGTGAACGCGTCGGTCCCGGCCACCTCCGACGACCAGAGGTCGGTGAAGCCGGCCTGTTCGAGGGCCGCGTAGACGGCTTCGTGGTCGGCCAGCGGGATGCCGGCGAGCGGCACCGTCATGCCCCATCGGTTCGTCACCGGTCGATCGTGCCCGTCCCGACCCGCCGGTAGCAAGATCCCGCAGCGGTCCGGACGGGGGCGATCTGCCCGATGCCCGCCGCCACGCCCGGAAAGAGTGTTACGACTGCGGGAGGGCCGGGCCGAGGGCGGGGGGACGGGTGTGCGCATCGACGAGCCGAAGGCCCTGCTGCCCGCCGACCAGGGCGGCCGTGCCACCTTCCTGGAACTCTTCTTCGACCTGGTCTACGTCTTCGCGCTGACCCGC
This genomic window contains:
- a CDS encoding LLM class F420-dependent oxidoreductase is translated as MTVPLAGIPLADHEAVYAALEQAGFTDLWSSEVAGTDAFTPLALAAAWRPRLRLGTAITPVFTRGPGLLAMSAAALAEAAPGRFQLGIGASSPVLVRDWNAGRFDEPFKRTRDVLRFLRAALRGETVDEVYDTFTVRRFTLERPPAVPPPVLLAALRPGMLRLAAAEADGVILNWLSADDVCTALAELGERRPAFEVAARIFVCPTEDADHARALGRRLITGYLTVPAYAAFHRWLGRQESLGPMWAAWAAGDRRGASAAVPDEVVDALVLHGSPERCRDQVRRYADNGVDVPVLALLPTPELTAGGAAALAGLIPRLGPGDAGEGR